The window CCCTGTGATCTAGTGAGTTTATTATAGATATGTGAACGTGAAtaacaacaactacaaaaaaCTTACTTGACTAATTCTCATTTTGATAAATGATTGGAGAATTATCTTTCATCATTTTaggcttttttccccctgtaaATTCTGAGTGCTTTGAAGTTTTCTTCTGTGTCCACAATTAAAACTGGTTTCATTGATCCTGGGACACAGTGCCCGTTAAAGAGTGATGAAACACTATGAAAACCTGGTCTCTGTTTAgtgcaacatttcaaaaaagcaaaaagatgATAGCAGGATGACTTAATAATAAAGTTAGCCAAGGCATTTATGCTGCAGCTACTTTATATAAGCAAAATCACAACTATACCTTTGAGCTGGCCTGTTTCCAAGACAGTCCTACAGcttgtaaacaaaaaaatgctcAGTGTTTTTGTGACCGGTGGACTTGATTCTGCATTCTTCACAATGCATGTCTAAAAGGAGCCAAATGCAACAGGCCAGGCAACACAACCAACATGCTGATTCTCTAAACAGTTCCAACCTAATTTGGCAGAGGATGCTGCGCAGAGTCCATGCAAATGTTCTCTCATTTAGCACAGCCGATGTGGATTTAGCACACGATGTGGATTAAGTGGCACCCAATGTAGAAAATCTTCACTTTTACACCACTGGATTTCACATGAAAGATTTACTTTGTATGGAAAGACCGTGTGCCACTAGAGGGCAACAAAGACCAAATGCAGCTTTGGCCTGTTTACTTTATGAAGCCACTCATACTATACAGCAGTATGTCAGAAAAAGATTGAGAACGACCCAAAACAAAGTCAACTGCCATATTCTGAAAATACCATTATGTCATGTATGACATTTGTGTGcaagttattttttatattcttacTAGCAATTTACTCTTTATGACAAAGTAGTTTGTCCCAATTGTAACCAAACCGCTAAACATTACAGTAAAATTCTCTGACAGTCCAGCTGCAGTACatgctaaaaaaaatcaaatgtgtgATTTTCAACACAAACTGCAATGTATGGCCATGACATGTCATCTTTACTTAGATGTCCTCATGCCGTCCTAGGTATAGTGTTCACATATTATGACAGTAAAGACTGTAGTGCTCCCCTTCTTCACCCTTTGAATACTATTACTCACAATGAGATCAAAGTAATATTACATATTAttggaaatattaaatattcatgcaTTATGCAttatatattgctaatatatcATAATGAAAGCACAGACACGCCATGCCTTTGCTCTTCTGTTTAACAATGCTGTACTGACCTCTGGTGGACAATTGAGACCTTGTTCATCACAAATCATATTCTTCTTACACATAACTGTGGCCATAAAACTAATGACCCAGTTGTTCCCTTAACAAAAGGTAGGAAATCTCTAATATAGCTCACAAATCCATGAAATGAAGGTGATTGCAGTCTATATGATGATGTTCAATACTTAATGCTTTAGGCTTTAGTTTTTAGGTTCACGGTTTGTTGTGCCTATAGTCAAAAGCATATACCTCAGCATATTCCTTAACAAAACATAACTAGTATCCATACTTTGTGAGTTTACACGTGACAGAGTGCATACAGCTTCTCAGAGCACACTGTGCTGAAGTTAGTAAAACACAGTAGGTATATTCGCTTGACTACATGTCCAGTTTATGcaacattaatacatttaataaacaacGGCTAGCACAATGCATCCAGTGTATCCCAGTGTGAAAGATAAAAGTGAGAGAGTTTTTAAACcatatttgtgtttcagtttacaACCACAggagctatataaataaaaaagatgtccGTCGGAGTAGTCACGTTGTATTCTGCATCCTTTTATGTGCAGATCATGCATATCTAAATCCTCCAGTAGTTCTGAATGAAGTGATCTTTGGTAATTAAATTCCACATCACCTGAACATGAAGAAATGTTCTACACACTTACTAAAGGATTGATgctggttatttatttatttttaaaaagactttgtcagtgatttatttgattatgtgTGGAGGGTCATCATAAGAACATGGTCAAATTCTACAACTCACAAACTCCTccacactttttatttcaaatatcttATACATCTAAattatatgtgtatgtattcCTAAAGGACAATCTTTAGAAAAGTAAATCCTCTTCATTTGTCCCTGAAATGAAATGACTCATGATTTCCTGTAACACCTGTAAGCTGGTTCATGGACAACCCACATCTCCTGTTACTTTTGTACAACCGAGGTCAGCTATGATTTTTTAACTGTGATCCACTCTGGTCACAAAGTGCGTAGCTgctttaaaaactaaacaaaaaaaacccagccCCAACATGTTTCATGACAAACAGCAGAAGTTGAGCTCGTTGTAAATTCTGTCTCTTCTCATGAGGTTTTCTCCGGAGGAACTACTTCCATCAGCAGCTGGAGATGCATAGTGATGGGTCCTGCAGGTGAATGGacatttaaatgacatcagCACAACATAACACTGAATTGCCTTTGGTTGTTGTTTAGTCTAAACTGATGGTCAGGAAAAACACAATGAGagaaatgtctgtaaaaaataaatatactcaTGATTCTGCGTGCCCAGTTGACCTTCCGATGGACGAAAGGGTAGTAGAGGAGAAGTCCACTCAATATGAAGACAGTACAATAAAGGTACTCCAGCTCTGGCTTATCAATGATGGGAGCCAGTACTAAGTAGCAGGACACCAGCACCATTATGCCTGCCAGGAAAATCGGCACCTACGAGTAATCacaacatgtcctctttttagtGTGAACCTTTACTTCTGCCCTGTAATCCCAAACCCAAATTAATATCCATTATTTCTGCAAAAGTTGACAAGTTCTGCTAACTGGAGGTTTATTTTTGCTCAAAAAATACATTGCTTCAAGTCTCTTTCACAATATTTGCAGCTGTACACAAATAAGTCTTTATCCTAATGAGAAGAACATATCAACTGagttgtatttcatttataatagaaaaatatcaaactatGATCTTTTGCACAGggttgagataaaaaaaaaaaaagctatgcAAAAGTTTAGTTTTACCTCCATAAATTATATATTGAAGACTCTATTAAGAAGTGTTAATTCTTGGGCCGGGCATTTGTGAAATTCCCAGCAGATAAAGATACAGATTCAAATTAACAAAGCACCCAAACACACATCCTTAAACACTTTGATAGGGAGTCCTCACCTTCACTGGTCTGTGCAGCTCCTTCCTGGTGTAACGCATGACTATGAGAGCCAGTGCTGTCAGACCATAAAACCCCCACTGAGCAAAGCTGAAGTAGTTAATGAGGGTGTTGATGTCTGCTGGGATAATGTAGATAGTAGCCAAAATACCCTTAAACATAGagaaaccaaacagaaaaatatattgtttactTTAATGTAAACAACACAGTGAATACgttatttatataattttggataatacaaaaataatgtagGCTTCTGGTAAAATTACTTCTtacgtttttgttttcagtACAGTGTGAACCATCATGCAGATGTTGAAAAAAGACAGATGACCATGTAAGaccaaattaaaaaatacaaggGGTCTGATTAAATATGCAAGACTCACATTGAATATGAGAGCAGGAGCTGGAGTGTAGTGCTTCAGGCTTATATAGGATAAGATTTTCACCATGTGACCCTCTCTACCAGACACATAGGCGATTCTGTGAGAAAGAGaattagaaatgtgttgttgttattttgttgaGGATTGTTCTTGGACTGGAGTTTCTTGAGTTTTTGTTTCTATTCTCTATCTCTTTCCTTTTGACTGTCAAAGGCTCTCCACCTCTAATGCACATCAGTATTCTCACTAACCTTCTTGAACTCTGTTTACTTGTGCTTTCTTTCTTGATTATGCaaaccacatactgtatattcacacagacaaaacatttttttcattttgcttcTGTGTTTCATAAATGTTGTGACAGTTGTGCTTTTTACCTGCCAGCGGTGAAGCAGCTTCCATTGGCAGAGCCGAAAGTAGAGAAGACAACAAAGAGAGGAACGATCCAAGACCAAGGGTGGAGGACTCTGTCTCCAAAAGTCTAAGGAGGCATAAACAAAtctttcagaaacaaaaaaaggataacacaaaaaaacaaatacagagctGCTATAAATATTAAGGCTAAGTCTCAagtgtacatactgtatatgggggGGAAACAATTGATAGAGGCAGGTCTAGATACTCGAAAATAATTCCCCAATTAACACTACAAAGCTAAATCATTACAAGTTAATTTTGAAACTTTTTGGCTCCCATTTTTTCTCAATAACCAAAGCAACAATCTATGATTCTTACCACGGCAACAGCTGGGGACAGCAGCAGTTCAGTGGGGGTCATAACAGTGAAGTAAGCAATGTTGACCATCACATAGCACACAGATACCAAAGGGATCCCAATGATGATAGCCAATGGCAAGTTCCTGAAATGAATTGACAGAAAATATTTAC of the Eleginops maclovinus isolate JMC-PN-2008 ecotype Puerto Natales chromosome 4, JC_Emac_rtc_rv5, whole genome shotgun sequence genome contains:
- the slc7a9 gene encoding b(0,+)-type amino acid transporter 1 isoform X2, whose product is MITKSGGEYSYFSEAFGSLVAYLFSWTTVMVLKPSSLAIITLSFAEYASTPFYPGCTPPVIVTKCLSAAAIFLIVTVNCLSVKLANYVQNFFTMAKLFIILVIAVAGMVMLAQGNSENFSNAFEGSSSSVGAIGLAFYNGLWAYDGWNQLNFITEELKNPFRNLPLAIIIGIPLVSVCYVMVNIAYFTVMTPTELLLSPAVAVTFGDRVLHPWSWIVPLFVVFSTFGSANGSCFTAGRIAYVSGREGHMVKILSYISLKHYTPAPALIFNGILATIYIIPADINTLINYFSFAQWGFYGLTALALIVMRYTRKELHRPVKVPIFLAGIMVLVSCYLVLAPIIDKPELEYLYCTVFILSGLLLYYPFVHRKVNWARRIMRPITMHLQLLMEVVPPEKTS